Genomic segment of Streptococcus australis:
TTCCGTCTCAGGATTGACTTCGAAGTCATTCTCCTCAAGGATATTGATAACAAATCGCTTGCGCGAAACACCGAGAAAGATTGGATAGCCCTGCTGATGCAGTTTGTCAAGATCCCTTAGAAGGAGCAGATTCTCTTTCTTGGTCAGACCAAATCCAATTCCTGGATCCAACATGATCTTATCTTTTGCAATCCCAGCTTGATCTGCTCTCGCCAAAGCTCGTTCAAAGAAAGCTGTCATCAATTCTTCTACTGGTAGTTGTTCAAAGTCTGCCAAGTCTTCATTTGTAAAAGGCTCTCCTAAGCCAAAACGAGGAAATATGAGCGAACTAGGGTGTTGAGGTCGAGCCATAACTGGATTAAACATGATGACCACTTGCGCTCCCGCTTTGGCAACCACATGAGCCATTTTTTCATCACCCATGAGCCCAGTGATATCATTTACCAGATTGGCACCAGCTTCCAAAGCAGCCTCTGCTACCTGACTCTTCCAAGTATCGATGGAAATGAGGACATCACTTTCCTTACGGATAGCTTTAATCACTGGAACAACACGCTGGATTTCCTCTTCTATCTCTACATAGCTGCTGCCCGGACGAGTCGATTCTCCACCGATATCTAGCATGCTCGCTCCTTCAGCTATCAATTTACGGGCTTGCTGGAGCGCTTGGTCAACAGCAAAAAACTGTCCACCATCCGAAAAGGAATCTGGGGTTACATTGATAATTCCGCAAATGGCTGTTTTTGCCTGACTAGCTTTATTGGACATAGGGTCACTCCTCAAGGTTTTTCACCACATTATTTCTCTATTTTACCATAAAAAGAAAAAGATGGATACGCTAGCATTCATCTTTTCCAAGTAAGGAAATGCTTTAGAAAGGCAAGCCTAAATTTCGACTAATCAAAACCAGTAAAGCCAGCAAACAAAAGGCGATACCATTGACAATCATATGAAGCAAGATTGACATCTCTAAACGTTCTGTTCTGTAGGCTGTCCAAGTTAAAACTGTCGACATTCCTCCATAGATAAGGAGAGAAGGCAGATTGGTCGGTGTGTGGAGCAAGGCAAAGACGACTGCACCTACAAGATAACCCAGCTTCTCCTTCCCGCGAAAGATCTTTTTAGGGATAATTCCACGACACAATATTTCCTCACAAATGGGAGCAATCAGAACCAGTAAGCAAAAACTGGAAATCAGCGAGCTATTCTGAACCAGATTATTAATAGTTGATTGATTGCCGGTCGTAGATTCATTCATCAGACGAAGCAAAGCTGCACCAAACAAATTGTTAGCAAAAATCACTAGATAACTCAACACCAAGCGAGCCAGGTCTTTTGCCTTGAAAAAAGAAAGATTGAAGGTCGCAAGTTCTGTTTTTCGCGCACTAAAGATAAAAACAATTAGAATAGCAACCGACAGTAAAGCCACTAGGAGTCCTGACTGGAGGAGCGGGAATTGTCTAGCGGATAAAAGGGCAGATAAAATTAAGGGAAGTTGGGATAATACCAGTCCTATTAAAAAAATCAACACCCATATTCCTCTATCCAGAATTTCTTGCCAGATACTTTTTTTCTTCATGATATACCTCCTTATAATAAAAAGGGGAGGCCCCCCTTTCTATATTATACCATTTATAGCGCCATGCTGATATAGTTCAGAATAAACAAGGCATCCAAAATCCAAATCATCATGTGCACATCCTTGGCTTGCCCTTTGATAACTTTTGTCAAAGTATAAGTCAAGAAACCAACTGCGATCCCTTGAGTGATTGAGTAGCTGAATCCCATGAAGATAGATGTAAAGAAGGCAGGAACAGCCTCAGCCATATCATCCCACTGGATGTTTTTCAAGCTACCAAGCATCATGATTCCAACGATGATCAAAATTGGTGCTGTCGCAGATGATGGAACAATCGCCAAAAGTGGACTAAAGAAACTTGAAATAGCGAAGCAAATCGCAACTACCAAGGCAGTCAATCCAGTACGTCCACCTGCACCGATACCAGCAGCAGACTCAATATAAGTTGTTACGTTTGAAGTACCCGCAATCGCACCGATAGAGGTACCAATCAAGTCAGAGTAAAGAGCCTTATCCAGCTTATCTGATTGGTGATTTTCACCAGTTGTTGCTACGATACCAACTTTTTCACCCGTACCAATAAGAGTACCGATTGTATCGAAAATATCTGTCAATGAGAAGGCAAGGATAGCCATGAAGGTTTCAGGCAAACGAGCTGTATCTGAAAATAGTGCTCCTAGGCCTTCCGAACCAAGTGCTGCACCGAAGATTGTCTTCAAACCTTCCACTGCAGCGCCGAAGTTATTGCTAGAAAAGTCAATGTTAGATAGGTTCACTAAACCAACAGCAATAGCAAGAACAGTCGTTGTGAGGATAGAAAGGATAATTCCTCCCTTGATTCCCTTAATAACAAAGAAAATCGTAATTGCAAGACCAGCAAGCGCAACCAAAACAGCTGGACTATTAAAGTCTACTAAACCTGGCACCGCTGCAGAGTTCGCTGTAATTGCAGCTTGCGCCTTATCCGCTCCTTCTCCAGCAACAGTATAAGTTCCTGGGTCGATCGAGAATTTCAAAAGGCCAGCATTCTTAATCCCTACATAGGCAAGAAAGACACCGATACCCGCGGAAATAGCGGAGCGAAGTGCAGTAGGAATAGATTCAATGATCATTTTACGAACATTCGTCAAGGTAATAATCAATGAAATAATCCCACAGATAAAGACCATTGCCAAGGCTTCTTGCCATGAATAACCAAGCCCGAAAACAACTGTAAAGGTAAAGAAGGCGTTGAGTCCCATACCTGGTGCCTGAGCGTAAGGCAGATTAGCATAGAAAGCCATCATCAAGGTACCAGCTACCGCACCGATAATCGTTGCAAGAAAAACACCTTGAGCAGGCATACCAGTCTGTGAAAGCATTTGAGGGTTTACAAAGAGGATATAACTCATTGCAAAGAAAGTTGTTAAACCAGCGAGAACTTCTGTACGAACATCTGTTCCGTTCTCTTTTAGTTTAAATAGTTTGTCCATCATAAATCTCCTTTTGTTTTTTACGAACAATGTGAGTATTATACCATTTATAATTCACCTTTTCAATATGTTTGTTTGAATTATTTAACCAAATGGAATTTTTATTTTTTGTTTTGAGTCTGTTTTTCTTCTTTCTTTTTGATATAATAGTAGACATCTTATCTGGAATCTACTAGGAAGGTTTATATGACTAAAAAAATTATTGCAGTCGATTTGGACGGAACCTTGCTCAATGGTGAAAGCAAGCTCTCCGATTTTACCAAAAAGACAATCAAAAAAATTACTGAAAAGGGACACCATGTTGTCATCACGACAGGCCGTCCTTACCGCATGGCAAAAGAATTTTACCATGAACTAGAGTTGCATACTCCCATGATTAACTTTAATGGATCCCTCACCCATCTACCCGGACAGACTTGGGCGCATGAGAAGTGCTTGACCTTGGACAAAAAATACCTCTTGGACATAGTCCAACGCAAAGAGGATATCCAAGCTGACTTTATTGCAGGGGAATACCGTAAGAAATTTTACATTACAGCTCCTAATGAAGAAATCGCAGATCCAAAATTATTTGGTGTGGAAAATTTCCAACCCGAAAATCAATTCAAGCCTGAACTGGTGACCAAGGATCCCAACTGCATCCTCTTGCAAACAAGGGTTGAGGACAAATACGCTCTTGCAGACGAGATGAATCGTTTTTATCAACACCAACTATCCATCAATACTTGGGGAGGCCCCCTCAACATCCTCGAATGTACTCCAAAAGGTGTAAACAAGGCCTTTGCCCTCGAATATTTGCTCAATGTTATGAATCGTGATAAAAAAGACCTGATTGCCTTTGGAGATGAACATAATGACACCGAAATGCTGGCTTTTGCAGGCAAGGGTTATGCTATGAAGAATGCCAATCCCGATTTGCTACCATATGCAGATGAGCAACTCTCTCTGACAAATGATGAAGATGGTGTTGCCCATACCCTACAAGATTTGTTCCTATAACACTCAAAAAGTTAGCCTGTGCTAGCTTTTTTGATTTTCACAATTTTTCAATTAATCGGCCTGTTTTCATTTTTTTATATTAAATTACTCTCTTATTTTTTCATACATTTCCACAAAATATTTATATATTAACATTTTGTAAACGAGTTTTCATTGAAAATTAACACATATTTATAAGAAATGGTTGCTTTTTATATGAAAACGGTTTATACTTAATTAGGCTTAAAGTTTTCTTAAACACACAGTCAAACATTTTATAAGGAGGAATGACAATAATGAGTATCGGAATCATTATTGCGAGCCACGGCGAATTTGCTGCGGGTATTCATCAGTCAGGATCTATGATCTTTGGTGAACAAGAAAAGGTTCAAGTTGTAACCTTTATGCCAAATGAAGGTCCAGATGACCTTTACGCTAAATTCAACAACGCTGTGGCTGCATTTGACGCAGAAGATGAGGTTCTAGTATTGGCTGACCTTTGGAGTGGATCTCCATTCAACCAAGCTAGCCGCGTGATGGGAGAAAACCCAGATCGTAAGTTTGCCATCATCACAGGACTGAACTTACCGATGTTGATCCAAGCCTACACAGAGCGCCTTATGGACGCAAATGCAGGTGTGGAAAAAGTCGCTGCGAATATCATTAAAGAAGCCAAAGATGGCATCAAAGCTCTTCCAGAAGAGCTCAACCCAGTTGAGGAAGTTGCAAGTGCTGCGGCTGGTCCAGTAGCCCAAGCAGCTATCCCAGAAGGAACTGTTATCGGAGACGGCAAACTGAAAATCAACCTTGCTCGTCTAGACACTCGTCTACTTCACGGTCAGGTTGCAACTGCTTGGACTCCAGATTCAAAAGCAAACCGTATCATCGTTGCTTCAGACAACGTTGCTAACGACGACTTGCGTAAAGAATTGATCAAACAAGCAGCTCCAAACGGAGTAAAAGCCAACGTCGTACCAATCCAAAAATTGATTGACGTTGCAAAAGACCCACGTTTCGGCGAAACACATGCCCTTATCTTGTTTGAAACACCACAAGATGCACTTCGTGCCATCGAAGGTGGCGTGCCAATCAAGACTCTTAACGTTGGTTCTATGGCTCACTCAACAGGTAAAACAATGATTAACAACGTTTTGTCTATGGACAAGGAAGACGTTGCCACCTTTGAAAAAATGCGTGACCTCGGTGTTGAATTTGACGTACGTAAAGTACCAAACGACACGAAAAAAGATTTGTTTGACTTGATTAACAAAGCGAACGTTCAATAATTGGAATCTTCTCTCGAACTCTTAGAAGAAAGATTTTACACTTTATATAATTAAATAGAAAAGGAATAAAACCATGTCAGATATTTCAATCATTTCTGCTATCTTGGTTGTAGTTGTCGCCTTCCTTGCAGGTCTTGAAGGTATCCTCGACCAATTCCAATTCCATCAACCAATCGTCGCATGTACCCTTATCGGACTTGCAACTGGTAACCTCGAAGCAGGTGTTATGCTTGGTGGATCTCTTCAAATGATCGCCCTTGGTTGGGCAAACATCGGAGCTGCCGTAGCTCCTGACGCTGCTCTTGCATCTGTTGCTGCAGCGATCATCTTGATCAAAGGTGGAAACTTTACTACTGAAGGTATCGCGGTTGCAACAGCAACAGCTATCCCTCTTGCCGTAGCTGGACTTTTCTTGACAATGATTGTTCGTACAATCTCAGTTGGTTTGGTTCACACTGCCGATGCTGCTGCTAAAGAAGGAAATATTGCAGCTGTTGAACGTGCTCACTTTGTTGCACTTCTTCTTCAAGGCCTTCGTATTGCCATCCCTGCAGCCTTCCTTATCGCCATCCCAGCTTCTGCCGTTCAAGATGCTCTTAAATTGATGCCAGACTGGTTGAACGGTGGTATGGCTGTCGGTGGTGCTATGGTCGTTGCCGTTGGTTACGCTATGGTTATCAACATGATGGCAACTCGTGAAGTATGGCCATTCTTCGCTATCGGTTTCGCTCTTGCAGCGATTTCTCAATTGACTTTGATTGCCCTTGGTGTCATCGGTGTTGCTCTTGCCTTCATCTACCTTAACCTTTCAAAACAAGGTGGTAACGGTGGCGGAGGAGCTGCGACTTCTAACGACCCAATCGGTGATATCCTAGAAGACTACTAGAAAGGGGAACAATCATGGCTGAAAAAATTCAATTATCAAAATCAGATCGTCAAAAAGTTTGGTGGCGTTCACAATTCCTTCAAGGTTCTTGGAACTATGAGCGTATGCAAAACTTGGGTTGGGCTTACTCATTGATCCCAGCTATCAAAAAATTGTACACTACTAAAGAAGAACAAGCCGCTGCACTTGAGCGTCACCTTGAGTTCTTCAACACTCACCCATACGTAGCTGCTCCAATCATGGGGGTTACGCTTGCACTTGAAGAAGAACGTGCTAACGGTGTTGAAATCGATGACGCGGCTATCCAAGGGGTTAAAATCGGTATGATGGGACCTCTTGCTGGTATCGGTGACCCAGTATTCTGGTTTACAGTTCGTCCTATCCTTGGAGCTCTTGGTGCATCTCTTGCTGCATCTGGTAACCTTGTTGGTCCTCTTCTCTTCTTCTTCGGATGGAATGCTATCCGTATGGCCTTCCTATGGTACACACAAGAGTTCGGTTACAAAGCTGGATCTGAAATCACTAAAGACATGTCTGGTGGTATCTTGAAAGACATCACTAAAGGTGCTTCTATCCTTGGTATGTTCATCCTTGCCGTTCTTGTACAACGTTGGGTATCTATCAACTTTACTGTGAACCTTCCAGGTAAACAATTGGCTGAAGGTGCTTACATTAACTTCCCAGAAGGTCCTGTATCAGGTGCTGAATTGAAAGGTATTCTTGGTCAAGCACTTGGTGGATTGAGCCTAGATAAGATTCAACCACAAACCCTTCAAGGTCAGTTGAACTCATTGATTCCAGGATTGATGGGACTTCTCCTTACTTTCCTTTGCATGTGGTTGCTTAAGAAAAAAGTATCACCAATCTCAATCATCCTTGCTCTCTTTGCAGTAGGTATCGCAGCTCGTTTCTTCGGTATCATGTAATCCAAGCAATTGAGAATATAGATAAAAAAGAATCAGGATTAAACCTGATTCTTTTTGTGTATCAACTTTTTCTCCGAGTAAGATAATGAAAGCTTCCAATCACTACTGCTAGAATGGCAACATAGAGCATCTCTTTGGTTGCTAAAGGCACAAAAGCTCCTTGCAGAATAAAAGTATTTGCAAGGACGCCAATAAGAGCTGCAAAGCTCAAAAACGTGAGCAAGAGTAACTTGTATCGATTAAAAGGCAGGCTGACCTTGGCAACTAGACACAGACCATTGATCAGGGCAAGGAGGAAGCAAATAAATTTGACCTGACCTGGGACAGTGATAAAGAAATTGGTCAAGAGAACACTAGCAACCAGAACGCCTCCACCAATCGCAGCGTTGGTTAGGATATCTCTCATAAAATGCGTGCTGACCTTTTCTTTATTAGACTCAAAAGTCAGGAAGAAGGATGGAATCCCAATCGTAATGGCTGAAATGATTGTAAACTGAATGGGGATAAAGGCAAACTCTAAACCAAATATCACACTCAAAATGGCAAACACGATGGAGAAGAAGGTCTTTGTTAGAAAGAGAGAAGCCACCTTTTGGATGTTATTGATGACACGGCGACCTTCCATCAAGATATCATAAAATACTGCAAAGTCATCTGTCAGGAAAACAATATTGGATACACTTTTGGCTGCGCTAGTAGCACCATTCATAGCAAAACTGATATCTGCTTTCTTGAGAGCCAGAACATCATTGACCCCATCGCCACTCATGGCAACTGTTTTACCAGCATTTTGCAAAACGGTCACCATCTTTTCTTTCTGCTCAGGAGTCACGCGACCAAAGATATCATGCTCCAAGACCACTCTTTCAAAGTCTTGTTCACTCACCTTGGTCATATCAATCGCCCGTGCTTCTTCCTTAAAACCTGCTTTACGAGCCACCCCATATACAGCTACATGATTATCACCACTGATAATCTTCACTTCAACACCTTGTGACTCGAAATAGTCAAAGGTTTCCTTGGTATTATCCTTAATCTCATCTGACAAAACGACGTGCCCTAGTAATTCCATATTGGCTGGACTCGTGATTTGGTCCTTACTATGAGCAAGGGACAAAATTCGAAAACCTTGCTGTTTCAGATGCTCATAGTAGGCATCCATCGGCTGGGTAAAGCCTAGAAATTCATAGGCTCCGAAGAAATAGGTCCCACCATCTTTTACTTGGACAAAGGAATACTTGTTTTTGCTTGAAAAGGCACCGACTTCTTGAACTTCCCACTTTTTCTCACAGGTTAAGTAAGTCTTCAGAGCTCGGGAAGTTGCATTTTCATCCTCGAAATAAGCCAGATAAGAAGACAGTTTCTCTGCCACATTAGCATCCATTTCTTGGACTTTCATATTACCAGTCGTGATGGTACCTGTCTTATCAAAACAAAGAACATCTACACGCGCCAAAGTCTCTACACAGTATAGCTCCTGCACCAGAACCTTCTTTTTAGCCAGCTTCATGGCCGCTACCGCAAGGGATACACTGACCAGGAGAATCAAGCCCTCTGGAATCATACCGATCAAGGCACCTGAACTTCCCAAGACAATCTCAACATAAGACCGCCCTAAACTAAAACCTCTGACATAGAGCAGAATGGCAACTGGCACCAGCAAGATAGAGACGATTTTTAAAATCTTATTCATGTAATCGCGTAGTTGAGAAGGATATTTTTTGAATTCCTTGCTGGATTTTGTGAGCTTGTTAATATAGCTATCCTGCCCCACAGCCGTCGCCGTGACCAGACAAGTACCGCTGACGACATTGCTTCCGCTCATCAGCTTATCACCAACCGTTTTAAAGATCGAATCACTCTCACCAGTCAGCAAGGACTCATCCACTTCAATATTCCCTTCAAGAACTTCTGCATCAACAGGCACCTGATCACCCAGATTGAGATGCAGATACTCCCCTAAAACAATGTCCTCCGGATCAATCTCGATCGTTTGACCATCTCGATTGACTTTGTACTTACTTTTACCAAGCAAACTCAGCTTTTCTAAGGCATTTTTTGAACGCACTTCTTGGAAAATGCCAATGGCTGTATTGATAGCAATCACACCTAAAAAGAGCATATTTTCAAATCGCAAGGTTGTGGCTACCAGAACTGCCAGAGCCAAGTTCATGGCATTAAAGAAGGTAAAGATATTTGAAACGACGATTTCCTTGGTTGTTTTATAGGGTTTAATGTCGCTGATGTTTCGTTGACGATCCTTGATGTCTTGACTGCTTAAATACTTCATCTCTACTCCGATATCCTTTTGTACTACTATAATAACACATATCTTTTCCTCTGTCACTTAAAGACTCAAACTAAGAAAGACTTACTTGACAAGCACCATCTATCCCCACTTTAAGAAGGACTTAAAAAAGGCTAGGATTTAGCTGACCTGACACCCAGCAGTTTAGTTAAATGGGTTAATGTTTAGCGAGCCAAGTTGTTTGGCTCGCTTTTTTCGTTGTTTAGTTTTCCGATGAAATTATAATAAATGTCAATCTGAATAATACGATTGCGTTTCGTACCAGTTGGCTTGTGAATTACAATCTTGTCAATCAGTTCATTCACTATTTCAACGGTTAATTCTGGTAGCTCTGTATATTTTGAAATTCTCGCCATAAACTTGGAGATGTTAAGGCTATCTTCTTGTTGTTTGGTGAGTTTTTCGGTTAAGTCAGAAATGGAAGTTTGGAGCTGTTTCTGTTCTTCTTCATAGCTCTGACTTAGCTTCACAAAGCGTTCATCTGAAATTTTGCCAAGTAGATTATCTTCGTAAAGTTTTTGGATGATGGTATCAATCTCTTTAGAGCGGTGTTCATCCTTTTGAAGTTGCAGTTGCTGGCGGTTGTTGTCTTTGTTGAATTGAGCTTGGCTTTGCTG
This window contains:
- a CDS encoding PTS sugar transporter subunit IIB, with translation MSIGIIIASHGEFAAGIHQSGSMIFGEQEKVQVVTFMPNEGPDDLYAKFNNAVAAFDAEDEVLVLADLWSGSPFNQASRVMGENPDRKFAIITGLNLPMLIQAYTERLMDANAGVEKVAANIIKEAKDGIKALPEELNPVEEVASAAAGPVAQAAIPEGTVIGDGKLKINLARLDTRLLHGQVATAWTPDSKANRIIVASDNVANDDLRKELIKQAAPNGVKANVVPIQKLIDVAKDPRFGETHALILFETPQDALRAIEGGVPIKTLNVGSMAHSTGKTMINNVLSMDKEDVATFEKMRDLGVEFDVRKVPNDTKKDLFDLINKANVQ
- a CDS encoding NCS2 family permease, producing MDKLFKLKENGTDVRTEVLAGLTTFFAMSYILFVNPQMLSQTGMPAQGVFLATIIGAVAGTLMMAFYANLPYAQAPGMGLNAFFTFTVVFGLGYSWQEALAMVFICGIISLIITLTNVRKMIIESIPTALRSAISAGIGVFLAYVGIKNAGLLKFSIDPGTYTVAGEGADKAQAAITANSAAVPGLVDFNSPAVLVALAGLAITIFFVIKGIKGGIILSILTTTVLAIAVGLVNLSNIDFSSNNFGAAVEGLKTIFGAALGSEGLGALFSDTARLPETFMAILAFSLTDIFDTIGTLIGTGEKVGIVATTGENHQSDKLDKALYSDLIGTSIGAIAGTSNVTTYIESAAGIGAGGRTGLTALVVAICFAISSFFSPLLAIVPSSATAPILIIVGIMMLGSLKNIQWDDMAEAVPAFFTSIFMGFSYSITQGIAVGFLTYTLTKVIKGQAKDVHMMIWILDALFILNYISMAL
- a CDS encoding PTS system mannose/fructose/sorbose family transporter subunit IID, with the translated sequence MAEKIQLSKSDRQKVWWRSQFLQGSWNYERMQNLGWAYSLIPAIKKLYTTKEEQAAALERHLEFFNTHPYVAAPIMGVTLALEEERANGVEIDDAAIQGVKIGMMGPLAGIGDPVFWFTVRPILGALGASLAASGNLVGPLLFFFGWNAIRMAFLWYTQEFGYKAGSEITKDMSGGILKDITKGASILGMFILAVLVQRWVSINFTVNLPGKQLAEGAYINFPEGPVSGAELKGILGQALGGLSLDKIQPQTLQGQLNSLIPGLMGLLLTFLCMWLLKKKVSPISIILALFAVGIAARFFGIM
- a CDS encoding CPBP family intramembrane glutamic endopeptidase, with the translated sequence MKKKSIWQEILDRGIWVLIFLIGLVLSQLPLILSALLSARQFPLLQSGLLVALLSVAILIVFIFSARKTELATFNLSFFKAKDLARLVLSYLVIFANNLFGAALLRLMNESTTGNQSTINNLVQNSSLISSFCLLVLIAPICEEILCRGIIPKKIFRGKEKLGYLVGAVVFALLHTPTNLPSLLIYGGMSTVLTWTAYRTERLEMSILLHMIVNGIAFCLLALLVLISRNLGLPF
- the folP gene encoding dihydropteroate synthase, with product MSNKASQAKTAICGIINVTPDSFSDGGQFFAVDQALQQARKLIAEGASMLDIGGESTRPGSSYVEIEEEIQRVVPVIKAIRKESDVLISIDTWKSQVAEAALEAGANLVNDITGLMGDEKMAHVVAKAGAQVVIMFNPVMARPQHPSSLIFPRFGLGEPFTNEDLADFEQLPVEELMTAFFERALARADQAGIAKDKIMLDPGIGFGLTKKENLLLLRDLDKLHQQGYPIFLGVSRKRFVINILEENDFEVNPETEVGFRNRDTASAHVTSIAARQGVEVVRVHDVVSHKMAVEIASAIRLADDAENLDLKQYK
- a CDS encoding HAD-IC family P-type ATPase yields the protein MKYLSSQDIKDRQRNISDIKPYKTTKEIVVSNIFTFFNAMNLALAVLVATTLRFENMLFLGVIAINTAIGIFQEVRSKNALEKLSLLGKSKYKVNRDGQTIEIDPEDIVLGEYLHLNLGDQVPVDAEVLEGNIEVDESLLTGESDSIFKTVGDKLMSGSNVVSGTCLVTATAVGQDSYINKLTKSSKEFKKYPSQLRDYMNKILKIVSILLVPVAILLYVRGFSLGRSYVEIVLGSSGALIGMIPEGLILLVSVSLAVAAMKLAKKKVLVQELYCVETLARVDVLCFDKTGTITTGNMKVQEMDANVAEKLSSYLAYFEDENATSRALKTYLTCEKKWEVQEVGAFSSKNKYSFVQVKDGGTYFFGAYEFLGFTQPMDAYYEHLKQQGFRILSLAHSKDQITSPANMELLGHVVLSDEIKDNTKETFDYFESQGVEVKIISGDNHVAVYGVARKAGFKEEARAIDMTKVSEQDFERVVLEHDIFGRVTPEQKEKMVTVLQNAGKTVAMSGDGVNDVLALKKADISFAMNGATSAAKSVSNIVFLTDDFAVFYDILMEGRRVINNIQKVASLFLTKTFFSIVFAILSVIFGLEFAFIPIQFTIISAITIGIPSFFLTFESNKEKVSTHFMRDILTNAAIGGGVLVASVLLTNFFITVPGQVKFICFLLALINGLCLVAKVSLPFNRYKLLLLTFLSFAALIGVLANTFILQGAFVPLATKEMLYVAILAVVIGSFHYLTRRKS
- a CDS encoding Cof-type HAD-IIB family hydrolase; this encodes MTKKIIAVDLDGTLLNGESKLSDFTKKTIKKITEKGHHVVITTGRPYRMAKEFYHELELHTPMINFNGSLTHLPGQTWAHEKCLTLDKKYLLDIVQRKEDIQADFIAGEYRKKFYITAPNEEIADPKLFGVENFQPENQFKPELVTKDPNCILLQTRVEDKYALADEMNRFYQHQLSINTWGGPLNILECTPKGVNKAFALEYLLNVMNRDKKDLIAFGDEHNDTEMLAFAGKGYAMKNANPDLLPYADEQLSLTNDEDGVAHTLQDLFL
- a CDS encoding PTS mannose/fructose/sorbose transporter subunit IIC, whose product is MSDISIISAILVVVVAFLAGLEGILDQFQFHQPIVACTLIGLATGNLEAGVMLGGSLQMIALGWANIGAAVAPDAALASVAAAIILIKGGNFTTEGIAVATATAIPLAVAGLFLTMIVRTISVGLVHTADAAAKEGNIAAVERAHFVALLLQGLRIAIPAAFLIAIPASAVQDALKLMPDWLNGGMAVGGAMVVAVGYAMVINMMATREVWPFFAIGFALAAISQLTLIALGVIGVALAFIYLNLSKQGGNGGGGAATSNDPIGDILEDY